A single genomic interval of Corylus avellana chromosome ca10, CavTom2PMs-1.0 harbors:
- the LOC132163692 gene encoding uncharacterized protein LOC132163692: MNDQSQIMNKQPPQMMNQMMSQPPPPQIQMMAQSQALSQSQQPQMMMLNRSYNNQVWPQQVASMDHPNKKFQSSSSLKPNYVMTASKPSMKPGRGNWKGKKVPDKRKDLRRMEKPMSMPMSVQMPNTAVISGPSSSGGYKPPTLQELQSQNRLKARKFYPKKKFNNNRFAPYAPRNTTSFIIRAKKAGGIAELVSPCAVTPAVLPTPMFSPSREVLGDMAKEEWGVDGYGSMKGLIRLR; the protein is encoded by the coding sequence ATGAACGATCAGTCGCAGATTATGAATAAGCAGCCTCCGCAGATGATGAACCAGATGATGAGCCAGCCTCCGCCTCCTCAGATTCAGATGATGGCTCAGTCCCAGGCGCTGAGCCAGTCTCAGCAGCCGCAGATGATGATGCTGAATCGGAGCTACAACAATCAAGTATGGCCACAACAGGTGGCTTCGATGGATCATCCTAACAAGAAGTTCCAGAGCTCTTCTTCTTTGAAGCCGAATTATGTGATGACGGCCTCGAAGCCGTCGATGAAGCCTGGACGAGGCAATTGGAAGGGTAAGAAGGTTCCTGATAAGCGCAAGGACCTAAGGAGGATGGAGAAACCGATGTCCATGCCGATGTCAGTGCAGATGCCCAACACGGCGGTGATAAGCGGTCCGAGTAGCAGTGGAGGGTACAAACCCCCAACTCTTCAGGAATTGCAGTCACAGAATAGGCTGAAAGCCCGGAAATTCTACCCTAAGAAGAAATTTAACAACAATAGGTTCGCGCCTTACGCGCCTAGGAACACGACGTCGTTTATAATCAGGGCGAAGAAGGCGGGAGGGATTGCCGAGCTGGTGTCGCCGTGTGCTGTGACGCCTGCGGTGCTGCCAACTCCGATGTTCTCGCCGTCAAGGGAGGTGCTAGGGGATATGGCCAAGGAGGAGTGGGGTGTGGATGGGTATGGATCGATGAAAGGGTTGATTCGGCTGCGA